Part of the Methylovirgula sp. 4M-Z18 genome is shown below.
CACACACCCGCGCGGCCGTCGAGCAGGGCGCGAAGCGTTTCGGCCTGGCCGACCAGCCGTTCGTCACAGGCGGCGAGCGCCGCCAGGGCCTGCGCTTCCTGGCGGTAGCGTTGCATCATCCGGTCGTTTTCCGGCACGGGCTGCGCGCGAATCTGCCCCTCGAGGCTGCCAATGGTTTTGGACAGGCGCTCGAGGGCCTGGGCGCCGGACACCGCGCTCGCGTCGGGAAAAGGCTGGGCGCGCGTCGGCGGCGGCAGAAACTGGTGCCGGTACGCACTTTCCGCGCTCTCGACGCTGGCGCGCGCCTGGCCAAGCAGCCAGCCGACCTTGGCGCGGATCATTAGGTCGTCGGCGCGCAATTGATTTTCCGTGCGGTAGAAGTTGTAGCCCCAACCATAGAAGAGGTTGATCGCAAGCTGCTTCAGCGCGCCGGCGTCATAGAAGGCGGACGCGCTCATGACCCGCCTTTCGCCCCCGAAAGCCCGGCGTCGGGACCAAGCCCGATGGTGCCGATCGGTTGCGCGCCGATCGAGAACGGCAGGCCCGCCGCGGCGTTGGGTGCGGAGACCAGGCCCTTTTCCGCCATGCGCAAGGCGAGATAATAGCGCACGGCCTCGATGGGCGTGAGGCCGAGCGCCTGCAATGAGATCAGTTCGCGCATGCGCTCGTCCTTCGGCAGGATCAGCACTTTGAGATCGTTCAGCATAATGCCGTAGATCTTCAGGAAGTCGGCGAGATGCGCCTTCACCCCTTCGCGGATATCGTTGATGCGTTCGTTGATATGTTCCATTTTGGTGACTTGCACCACCTGGTTGATCGCCTGCTCGATGGCGGGGCCGGCATAGGCCGCGATTTCGTTCGTGTCGATCACATTGCCGTTGAAGGGCAGGTGCGTGATGAGGTCGAGCGCTGCCTCCTTCGTGTCGACATGGATGTAATAATCCACCTGATAGGCCATTTCCGCCATTTCGGCGCTGGTGGCGATGCCGGAATTGCGCACCAGGAGCTTGGCGCGGTTGATATAGATCACCTCGAAGACCCAGGGCGAGGTGCCACCGAAAAAGCCCTGCACGATCGAGCCGATCAGCGGCTTGTCGGGTGTCGTCAGCGCATATTGCCCGGTCTCATAGACGTTCAGCACCGCGCCGCGCGATTTCAGGACGCAGAAATGATTGCTCTCGACCGTCAGCAGCGATCCCGACACGATGCTGTCGTCGGCGATCTTGATCGCGACGCCGCGCGTTCCGAGCATATCGGTGCCGTCTCTCTGCAATGAGGTGATCACTTGCCGTGCGATAGCCATGCGACGTTTCCTTCTGTCCCGTGCACCGTTCTGCGGCGCCTCCGTCGCCCTCCATTAATTCGGATCAGCGGGCAAATGTCGAGAGAGGTAGCTCACTCATGGCTAATCCGCCGCACGCGACCTCAGGCCGCGTGCGGCGGGTCGCGCGCCGCTTCCGGTCCCGTCCGTTCAGTGCGCCCCGGCGGCGCCGGATCCGGACGCGACCTTCCGCGCGAACAGCACCACGATGGCGGCGAGCGCGAGCAGCATGCCGATCACGGCAAACGTGTCGCTGAAGCCCATGATCAGGGCCTGGCGCTTCACAGAACTGCCGAGCGCGACAATCGCCTGGTGGGTCGCGGCAGCCTGATCCGACACGCCATGGGCCATGAAATAGGCGGTCATCTGGTCGATGCGCTGGCGCACGATCTCATTCGTCAGGGTGATGGACTGGCCGATGATATTGGAATGGAATTGCTCGCGCTTGGTGAGCAGGGTTGCCAGCGTCGCGGTGCCGACCGCGCCGCCCAGGTTGCGCAGCATGTTCGAAAGGCCCGATGCCGCACCCGCGTCGCTCGGCGCGATGCCGGCGATCGTGACGGCGCTGACCGGGGCCAACACGACGGCCTGGCCGAGCGCGCGCACGATGTTCGGGATGAAGAACTGGTCTCCGGCCGAGTCGAGCGACAAGGTGGTATTCATGAAACAGCTCACGGCGAAGATGGCGATGCCGACGGCGGCGAGATAGCGCACGTCGAAGCGCTTCATCAGCATCGGCACCAGGGGGATGAGCACGAGTTGCGGCAGGCCGGTCCAGGCGAGCACTTTGCCGATGTCCTCGGCGTTGTAATGCTGCACCTGGCCGAGATATTGCGGCAGCACATAGACCGAGCCATAGAGCGCAAAGCCGACAAGGACATTGGCGATGATGCCGATGGCGAAGTTGCGCTGTTTCATCAGCCGCAGATTGACCAAAGGTTTCGCCACGCGCAATTCGATCGCGATGAAGGCGCTGAGAAAGACGGCGGCGATGATCGCAAGCCGTAGGATGAAGGGCGAGGCGAACCAATCGTCCTTGTTGCCTTCCTCCAGCACGGTCTGCAGGGCGGCGAGGCCGACAGCCATTGTCGCGATGCCGAGCCAATCGCCGTCGCGCAGCCGGTCAAGGCGCATCGGCTCGCGGTCAAGTGTCAACCACAGCGCCGTCACCATCGCGATGCTGGGCACCGTATTGATGAAGAAAATGGTCTGCCAGCCGTAATTTTCGGTCATGAAGCCGCCGATCGTCGGGCCGATGGCCGGCGCGAATGTGGCTGACAGCGCGAAAATGGCGAGGCCGATCGGCTGCTGCGGTTTCGGCAGCTTGGTCAGGACCATGGTGAAGGCCATGGGAATGAGGACGCCGCCAGCAAAACCCTGCAGGCCGCGCAGCGCGATCATGGTCGGCAGATCGCGGGCGAAGGCGCAAGAGATCGAGAACAGCGCGAACAGGATCGCATTGACGAGCAGATACCGGCGAAACGAGAAGACCCGGCTCAAATAATCGCTGAGCGGGATGACGATGATTTCGCCGATGAGGTAGGAGGTCGAGATCCAGGCGCCATTGTCGACGCCCGTGCCGATGCCGCCTTCTATGTCGAGCAGCGAGGCATTGGTGATCTGAATATTCAACACCGCCATGAACGCGCCGATCATGCCGGCGAGAACCGCGATCCAATTTTTGAGGCTGGCGCCTTCGCTCTGTTGCGTGGACATGAGATGTCCTCCCTGAGGCGGCGGCTATTCCGCAGCCCGAAGCAGCAACTGGACCTGCGGCCTTAGTGGCCGCAGTCCTTATCGATGCTAAAGATCGTTCTGTTTGACGTTCGCCTGCACGGTCTTTGTCGCCGCGGAGGCTTTCGTGTCGATGCTCGGGATCACCGACATGCCGGGGCGCAAATCGGCCGCGCTGAGATCGTCCAGTGTGATCTTGACCGGGATGCGCTGCACCACTTTGGTGAAGTTGCCGGTCGCATTGTCCGGGGGCAGCAGAGCAAAGCTCTGGCCGCTCGCCGGCGAGAGGCTGTCGACACGGCCGTGATAGACGCGGTCGGGGAACATGTCGACGCGAATGTCGACCGGTTGGCCCGGGTGCACGTCGGTCAATTGCGTTTCTTTATAGTTGGCCTCGATATAGGCTGCAGAGACCGGCACCACCGACATCAATTGCGTACCGGCCTGCACATATTGTCCGGTGCGCAGGGTGCGGTTGCCGACGACGCCGTCAACCGGCGCGACGATATTGGTGTAGCTCAAGTTCAACTTGGCCTGGTCTTCGGCTGCTTGCGCGCGGGCGAGCGAGGCTTGCGCCTGGGCGAGTTCGGCCTTGAGCTGGTCGACCTGCTTGGTCGCCGAAGTCAGGGAGGCCTGGTCGCGCTCTACGCTGGCGTGGGCCGCCGCGACGCGCGAAACGGCCGACTGGGCATCGCGCACCGCGCCGATGCCGGCATTCGCCAGACCCGAATAGCGCTTGTCGTCCTGTTCGGCGAATGTCTCGTTGGCCGCATCGACCGCCACCGTGGCTTTGGCCGAATCGATCACGGAAGCTTGCGTCTCCAGCGCGGCTTGCTTGCTGGCGATGGCGGCCTTGGCGGCGGCGACATCGGCTTCGGCCTGCTGCAGCGCGACTTTATAGTCGCGATCGTCGATCCGGGCGAGAACCGCGCCGGCCTTCACCGGCTCGTTGTCGCCGACCAGAACCTGCGCGATATAGCCAGGCACTTTCGGGGCGATCGTGGTCGTGTCGGCCTGCACATAGGCGTCGTCGGTCTCGATCTGGAAGCGGCCGACCGTCCAATAGTCGCGGGCGTAAACACCGGCGGCGGCAAGCGCGCCCAAACCGACGCACACCAAGAGCAGCCGGCGCAGAACGTGCTTTTTTGCCGCCGGTGCAGCGGCGTGAGCCGCGGCCGGCAGGACGGGCGATTTGCTTTCCGTCAAAGCGCTGCCGAGCGCCTCTGTTGCAGAGATGGCGCGATCGATCTCCAGGGAACCAGGATGCCGGGTCATTTTCATACTCCCCAGGGACGATTTTCGGCGTTGCCCTGAAATAGGAAACTTGATGTTTTCCAAAATATCGCGTAAAGTGATGTTGTCAAGAGGGGAGTTCAGAAAATGATGACGCTGGCCGACACAAGGGAAAAACGGTCGCGCGGACGTCCCCAGGTCCGCTCCGATCACGATACCCGCCACCTCATCGCCGACGCGGCGCGGGCCGAGTTCATGGCGCAGGGCTATGCCAGAACCAGTATGGACAATGTGGCGAAAAGCGCCGGCATTTCGAAAAAGACCCTTTACCGCCTGGTGCCGACCAAGGCCGATCTGTTTCAGATTTCGGTCGTGGACCGCATCGAGCAATTCATGCTGGCGGCGGATTCAGAAGGAACGAAGGGGCAGGATGTCGCGGCCGGGCTTGAGCGCATCATGATCGAGTTCGGCATGCTGACCCTATCCAGCGACACGATCGCCATTTTGAAGCTGGTGATCGCCGAAAGCGACCGATTCCCCGAACTCGCGACCAGTTTCTATGCGTTGGCCATCGACAGGACCTACGAGGCGGTGGAGCGCTACTTGCGCAAAAATTGCGAACTCGGTTCGATCCGGCTCGACGACCCGCACGAGGCGGCGGGGATGCTGCGCGGCATGATGGTGATGGAGCCGCAGCGCGCCGCCATGCTGCGGCACGCGCCGGCGCCGACGAGGGAGGAAATCATCGCCCGCGCGCGCCGGTGCGTTCAGGTTTTTTTGCAGGGGTGTGCGAAGGAAGAAGATTAGCTCGCGCATTCTCGCGTCGCGAGATTCGACGTGGCCGCGAAGCGCGTGCGCTTTGCCTCAAACCGCCGGGTGGCCGGATTAGTTCTTACTTGTTAGCTGCCGGCCCCTTCATGCGCCGGCACCGGCAGTGTAAATTCGATCGTCGCAGCTTCTAACGGCAGCGTGCCGAAGCTCGGGGAATGGGGCGCGACAAAGGCTGCCGGGGCGCTCTTGCCATCACTGGAAGCTGTGAACGTTTCTTGGGAGGCGATGATGAGTCATGTTCTCGGCACGATGAGACTTACCTCAGGCCTGGGCGCCTGCGCGCTTGCATTCGTGATGTGGATTGCGGCTTCGGTGGGCGCCATGGCGCAGAGCCCGCCGTCCGCCGAGGCGCGGCTGAAGGAACTCGGTATCACGCTGCCGGTCGTGCCGCCTCCGGTCGCCAATTATGTCGATGCGGTCAGGGTCGGCAATCTGTTGTTCCTTTCGGGCAACACGGCCGGCGCCGACTGGAAGTACAAAGGAAAAGTGGGCAAGGACCTCTCCGTGCAAGAAGGGTATGACACGGCACACCAGGTTGCATTGGTCATGCTGGCGAAAGTGCGTGTCGCGCTCGGCAGCCTCGATCGCGTGAAACGCGTGGTCAAGGTCTTCGGCATGGTGAACTCGGCCGAAGGGTTTGGCGATCAGCCGAAGGTCATCAACGGGTTTTCCGATTTGATGGTGGATGTCTTCGGTGATGCGGGCAGGCACGCGCGCTCGGCCGTCGGCATGGCCGGACTTCCGTTCAACAGTGCCGTGGAGGTCGAGATGATCGTCGAAGTGGGCGAGTGATAGAGCGGAGCGGAAGCCGACACCCGGCGGGCGCCGCCGGGACGCCTATTGACACTTCACCTTAAATCATGCTTCTGGAGGCCCACTTCCTTTGCTTTTCGGGCAGACGATGCGTTTTGTCATGACGACCAAACCGACGGCTAAAAAGGCGACGCCCAAAACGGGCGGCACGCTGCGCTGACGTTTGTCCTCATGTCCGGGCCCTCCTCCGGTGGATGAGAGGGCAAAATCCTTAAAGGATATCAGGCCTTAAGGATCGGACCGCCGGGGGAGACCAGGGGCTCTCGCCTCGTATTGAAGGACTTCACATCATGGGTTTTAAGGTCGCAATTGCCGGCGCCACTGGGAACGTGGGCCGTGAAATGCTGGATATCCTGGCCGAGCGCCGGTTTCCGGTCAGCGAAGTGGTGCCGCTCGCCTCCTCGCGCTCTCTGGGCACGGAAGTGTCCTTCGGCGACAAGACGCTCAAGTGCAAAGTTCTCGAAAATTACGACTTTTCCGATACCGACATCTGCCTGATGTCGGCGGGCGGAGAAGTTTCGAAGCAGTTCTCGCCCAAGATCGGCGCGCAGGGCTGCGTCGTCATCGATAATTCCTCGGCCTGGCGCTATGACGCCGACGTGCCGCTGATCGTGCCGGAAGTGAATGCTGATGCGGTCGCCGGCTTCACCAAGAAGAACATCATCGCCAATCCGAATTGCTCGACCGCGCAACTCGTCGTGGCGCTGAAGCCGCTGCACGATGTCGCCAAGATCAAGCGCGTCGTGGTTTCGACCTATCAATCGGTGTCGGGCGCCGGCAAGGAAGGCATGGACGAATTGTTCGCCCAGACCCGCGCCGTCTTCGTCTCCGACACGGTCGAGACCAAGAAGTTCACCAAGCGCATCGCCTTCAACGTCATTCCGCACATCGACGTGTTCATGGAAGACGGGTACACGAAGGAAGAGTGGAAGATGATGGCGGAGACCAAGAAGATCTTGGATCCCAAGATCAAGCTGACCGCCACCTGCGTGCGCGTGCCGGTGTTCATCGGCCATTCCGAAGCGGTGAATGTGGAATTCGAAAATCCGATCACCGCCGACGAGGCGCGCGACATCCTGCGCGAGGCGCCCGGCTGTCTCGTCATCGACAAGCGCGAAAACGGCGGCTACATCACGCCGCATGAATCGGCCGGCGAGGACGCGACCTATATTTCCCGCATCCGCGAGGACGCGACCGTCGAGAACGGCCTCAGCTTCTGGTGCGTGTCGGACAATCTGCGCAAGGGCGCGGCGCTGAACGCGGTGCAGATCGCCGAAGTGCTGCTCAACCGCCGCCTGATCGCGCCGAAGCAGAAGGCAGCATAAGCGCGGCTTCACTGCGATAGGTAAGAGAGGCGGCGGCGCGAGCTCGCCGCCTTTTTCATGCCCGTGTCTTCTCGGGACTCGGCAACGCCACGGCCAATATCATGCACATCAGCGCACCAACCGCCGCCGCCTGGAAACCATCGATATAGGAGAGCACCGCCGCCTGTTTGGCGATCGCCTGGGCGAGCAGGCCGGTTGCGCGTTCCGTCGTGACGACGAGATCGGCGGTGTGGGTCGCGAGCGCGGCGCGATAGGCGGCCAGGCGGTCGGCGGTGAGGCTCGCGAGCCCGTCGACATGCAGGCCGATCAGGTTGGAATGCACCTGCTCGCGCACCCGCACGAAGGTCTGCATAAAGGCGGTACCGATTTCGCCGCCAAACATGCGGCTCACCTGCAGCAATGTGCCGATGGTCAGCGCGTCGGCCGGGCTGATCGCCTGAACGGCGAGCCAGACGAGCGCGGTGAGCGCGAAAGATTGGCCGATGGCCTGGATGATCTGCGAGGTCAGGAAATCATTCGTCGCCCAGGCGCTGGTCAGTTGCGTCGCCATCAGGCAGGCGGTGCCGACCATCGCGGTCCCGAAACATAGGATCCAGCGGCCGCTGACCCGGCTCAGCAAATAGCCAAGCGGCAGGACGATCACCAATTGCGGCAAGGCGATCCACAGCAGGACGGAACCGACCTGCAATTCGCGGAAATTCTGCACACTCTGCAGGTAGTTCGGGATGATATAGGCGGTCGAGAGGATGATGAAGCGAAAGCCTGCGAGAATGATCAAGATGAACACGAGATCATGCTGCAGCAGCAGCCGCAGGTTGAGGAACGGCCTGTGCGTCACCCACAATTCGCGAACGACGAAGGCGAGCGTGACGAGGCCGCCCGACAGCAGGAGGCCGCTCACCAGGCCATTATTGGTCCAATCGAGCCGATTGCCCTGGTCGAGGCCGGCGTAAAGCAGGCTGAAGCCAAGGCCGGCATAGACGATGCCCGGCCAGTCGAGCTGCGCGCGCAATTCGGTTTTGATGTCCTCGCGCGGAATGCCGTACCACACGCAAGCGAACATCAGCGGCATCATGAGGCAATATTGCCAGTCGATCCAGCGCCAGGAGAGGTGGTCGGAATACCAGCCTTCGAGCGAGGCCGCGACATTCTGCGACAATTCGGAATTCATCGCATAGACGGCAATGCCGTAAGCGATCAGCCGGGTCGGCAGGCTGCGGGCGATGAAGCTGATGGTCAGCGGGATGAACGTGCCCGACCCGACGCCGCAGAGAAATTGGGCAACGAGAAACGCGCTGAGATTGGGCGAGAGCGGCGCCAGCAGGCTGGCGGTGAAGAAGAGCAGAATGCCCTGTAGCAGAACGCGCCGCACGCCGAAAATCGCGCCGAGATAGGGGCAGGCGACACCGATCAGCATCTGGCCGATGCCGAAGCTCGTGGTCATCCAGGCGCCTTCGTCGAAGCTGAAATGCAGGCCGCCGCGCAAATCGGCAATGCCGAAGCTGGTGACGCGGCTGCCCAGCGTCGACATGATCGCGCCGAACAGGACGCCCAGAATGCCGATATAGGGGCGCAATGTGTCGGCGCTGAGCCGCGGATGCGCCTCGGCGACGCCATGTAGCGCCGCGCCGGCGGACGAGATGGGCGCGAGCGGGCGGATCATGGCTTGGCCGCAGCGGCGCCGTCATCCGGTCCGGTGCTGGTGTCGATGGTCGCCTCGACCGAGAGGCCCGGGCGCACCAGCGTGCCCAGTGCCGGATGGGGGTCGAGCACGACCTTCACCGGCACGCGCTGCACGACTTTGGTGAAATTGCCGGTCGAATTGTCGGCGGGCAGCAGGGCGAAAGTGCTGCCCGTTGCCGGCGACCAGCTTTCGACATGACCGGTGAGCGCGAGATCGGGATAGGCGTCGACCGTGATCCGCGCGTTTTGCCCCGGCCGCATATGGGTGATCTGGGTCTCCTTGTAATTGGCGATCACCCAGATATTGGGCAGCGGCACCACGGCGATCACCTGGGTGCCGACGTTGACGAACTGCCCCGGCCGCACCTGCCTTTGGCCGACGGTGCCGTCGACCGGCGCAACGATGCGCGTATAGTTCAGATTGTTGGTGGCCAGCGTCACTTGCGCCTGCGCCGCCTCGATCTGGGCCTCGATCTCCTTTTGCTGGGTGTCGAGACTGGCGAGCAGGGCCTTTTGCTGGTCGAGCTGTGCTTCGTTCAGGCTCTTTTGGGCGAGCGAGCGCTTGGCATTGGCATCGGCCTGTTCGACCGATTGCTGCGTGCCGGCGACCCCGGTCTTGAGCAGGTTGTGCTGCCGCTCGTCCTCGAGCTCATAGCGCTGCACATCGGCCTCGACTGCCTGGATATTGGCGCTGGCCTGGCGGATCAGCGCGTTTTGCACCAATTTCTGGTTGGCAAGATTGGCAAGGCTCGCTTGCGCGGCGGCAAGATTGGCCTCAGCCAGCGCAAGTTGCGCCTTGTAATCGGACGGGTCGATTTCGGCGATCAAATCGCCTTTGTGCACGGTCTGGTAATCCTGCACCGCCACGCTGGCGATATAGCCGGACACGCGGGCCGACAGCGGCGTCACGTCGCCGGTGACGTAGGAATCGTCGGTGGATTCGAGCCGCGCCGCGCCGGTCCAGCGGTTCCAATGCCCGGCAGTATACCAGGCGAGCCAGGCGGCGAGCACCACGAAGGCAACCCGCAACAGCGCGAAAATCCAGCGCGATCCGCGTTTGCGCGATGTCGCTGCCTGCGGCGTTTGCGTGTCCGTACGATCGACCATCCTCTGCCCCGCCCTGCATATGTTGGTAAAATGATGTTAAGCCAAAGGCGCCTTGCAAGTCCACGCAGGCCCGCGCGTGGAAGGATTGCGCATCGGCGACATGAAATATTTAGATTTATGCCGATAATTTGGACATCATGTTAGCAGCCCTCGCATCAGGTGCCATTCCGCCCGTGTCATCGTTCGATCTTGCCCACGACCCAGAACCCAGCCGGCCGGCCACTCTGTCGGTCGCCGATGTGCGGGCCACTTTGGCGGGACGGACGATTTTGCAGATCATTCCAGCGCTCGACGCCGGCGGCGCCGAGCGCACCACGGTCGATATGGCGGCGGCCCTCGCCGAAGTCGGCGCCCGGGCACTGGTCGCCAGCACTGGCGGACGGCTCGTGAGCGAATTGCAGGCCAAGGGCGGAACCTGGTTGCCGTTTCCGGCCAAATCGAAAAATCCGATCGCCATGGCGCTCAACGTGCGCAAATTGATGCATCTTATCCGGCAGGAGGGCGTCGATATCCTGCATGCCCGGTCGCGTGCGCCGGCCTGGGTCGCGCTCGGCGCGGTGCGGCGCACCGGCACGCCCTTCGTGACCACCTATCATGGCGCTTATTCCGGCAAATCGAGCCTGAAATTACGGTATAATTCCGTCATGGCGCGCGGCGATGCGGTCATCGCCAATTCCGCCTATACGGCGAGCCTGATCGCCCGGAACTATCCGCAAGCGGCGGCGCGCACCGTCATCATCCATCGCGGCACGGATTTCCGCGCTTTCCGCCCGACGGCGGTCGATCCGCAGCGGGTGGCGAACCTGCGCAAGGCCTGGGGCGCGGAGGGCGAGCGCATCGTGCTGTTGCCGGGCCGACTCACGGGCTGGAAAGGCCAGCGCGTCCTGATCGCCGCCGCCGAACAATTGATGCGCCAAGGCTTGAGCGGGGTACATTTCATCCTCGCCGGCGACGAGCAGGGCCGCACGGGCTATGCCAAGGAACTCGACCAGCTCATCGCCAAGGGCGGGCTGACCGGCATCGTCAAAAGGATCGGCCATTGCGCCGATATGCCCGCCGCCTATATGGCCGCCGCCGTGGTCGTGGTGCCGTCCACCGAGCCGGAAGCCTTCGGGCGGACCTCGGCCGAGGCGCAGGCCATGGGCGTGCCCGTGGTCGTGTCCGACCTCGGCGCCATGCCCGAAACCGTCCTGGCGCCGCCGGAAGTGCCAGACGAACAGCGCACCGGCTGGCGGGTGCCGCCGGGCGATGCAACCGCTTTGGCCGAGGCCATCCAGAGGGCCCTCGGTCTCGGAGCGTCCATGCGCGAGGCGATGGCCTATCGCGCCCGCATCCATGTGGAATCCCTGTTCTCGCTCGAGCAGATGTGCGCCTCGACCCTCGAGGTCTACGCCCGATTGTTACAAAATAAGTCAAAATAATTGATCGGGTACGGCAACGGTTCAGAAAGAGTCGTTTAGAAATTGGCGGTAAGTTGAGATGCGCTGCATAAACGGCGCATTGCGGTCCGCTTTTGCATGTTGAACCCGATGTCGTCACAGTCCGCACCCGATGCCTTTCCGACCGTCGCCCCTTCCGAGGAACTGGGCGGGCGATTTACGCGCGAGGCCGATTGGCTGCGGCACCAGCTCGTGCGGCTGCGCCTGTTCATCCGCAATCACGAACTCGGCCTGACCCTGCTCGCCGCCGTCATCGGGCTCTGCGCCGGCGTGATCGTCAGCATCGTCACCGGCATCACCCATTTCATGCATTTTGCTCTGTTCAATGCCCGCAGCTTCACCGGGGTGAGCGGTATGCCGGGAATCAGCCCGATCGCGACGGTCGGCGGGCCGGTGCTCGGGGGCATCTGCGCCGGCGTCAGCATCAAGCTCTATCAGAAATGGCGCGACCGCGTGCCGGTCGACCCGATCGAAGCCAATGCCCTACACGGCGGCCGCATGTCGCTCGCCGAAAGCGCGGCGCTGGTTGGCCAGAACATCATTTCCAACGGCTTCGGCATGTCGGTCGGCCTGGAGGCTGGCTACACCCAGATCGGTTCCGGCGTCGCCTCGTGGCTCGGGCGCTACCTCGGCATCCGCCGCGCCGATTTGCGCACCCTTGTCGGCTGTGGCGCCGCGGGGGCGATTGCCGCCGCCTTCGGCGCTCCCCTCGCCGGGTCGGCCTATGCGTTCGAACTAGTCATGGGCGTCTATACGATCGCGACGCTCGCGCCGATCGCAGTCGCTGCCTTTACCGGCAATCTGATCGCGCAGATTCTGGGGACGCAAGGGTTCATCGTGGCGATCAGCGTGCCTGATATCGATCTTGCCGACTATCCTTTCGCCTTGATCCTCGGGGTCATCTGCGCCGGCATCGGCGTTTTGGTGATGCAGCTCGTCACCTATTTCGAGCGCGCCGCGCGCCAGCCATGGCTGCCGGCGGAGGTGCGCCCCGTGGTCGGCAGCGCCCTCGTCGGCCTCCTTGGCCTC
Proteins encoded:
- a CDS encoding glycosyltransferase family 4 protein → MLAALASGAIPPVSSFDLAHDPEPSRPATLSVADVRATLAGRTILQIIPALDAGGAERTTVDMAAALAEVGARALVASTGGRLVSELQAKGGTWLPFPAKSKNPIAMALNVRKLMHLIRQEGVDILHARSRAPAWVALGAVRRTGTPFVTTYHGAYSGKSSLKLRYNSVMARGDAVIANSAYTASLIARNYPQAAARTVIIHRGTDFRAFRPTAVDPQRVANLRKAWGAEGERIVLLPGRLTGWKGQRVLIAAAEQLMRQGLSGVHFILAGDEQGRTGYAKELDQLIAKGGLTGIVKRIGHCADMPAAYMAAAVVVVPSTEPEAFGRTSAEAQAMGVPVVVSDLGAMPETVLAPPEVPDEQRTGWRVPPGDATALAEAIQRALGLGASMREAMAYRARIHVESLFSLEQMCASTLEVYARLLQNKSK
- a CDS encoding chloride channel protein, whose protein sequence is MSSQSAPDAFPTVAPSEELGGRFTREADWLRHQLVRLRLFIRNHELGLTLLAAVIGLCAGVIVSIVTGITHFMHFALFNARSFTGVSGMPGISPIATVGGPVLGGICAGVSIKLYQKWRDRVPVDPIEANALHGGRMSLAESAALVGQNIISNGFGMSVGLEAGYTQIGSGVASWLGRYLGIRRADLRTLVGCGAAGAIAAAFGAPLAGSAYAFELVMGVYTIATLAPIAVAAFTGNLIAQILGTQGFIVAISVPDIDLADYPFALILGVICAGIGVLVMQLVTYFERAARQPWLPAEVRPVVGSALVGLLGLVSPQALSAGHGALHLLGHTEQIWWALLIVLVCKVLASAISIGAGFRGGLFFASLFIGGLVGKLFALLLMALGYSSGHAVSLFVAVAMGSMAAAVIGAPLTMILLALESTGSLNISGIVMLGVLASSVTARATFGYSFATWRFHLRGESIRSAHDVGWIRSLTVDKLMRHDPLTVRHDMRLDQFRGRFPLGTERVVVAVDDSGSYAGLIDVAAAHNPEYDSAGDAIVVIDLAEHPHEMLTPGMNAKEAALEFDRLETDMLVVVDDLDTHLVIGLVSEKHLLRRYSAELDRHRREALGEV